The Aspergillus fumigatus Af293 chromosome 7, whole genome shotgun sequence genome includes the window ATAGTGACGACACGTCGGTTGCGATCGTCGAGAAGAATGATCGATGCCGTGATATCTCTACGAGAATTCATTTTCTCGAGAATGTGACGGCAGATACCAGGGAATATCGAGGCATCCACCCAATTCTAGCACTTGAATCGCATCAAGAGAATCTGGCCAAACTCGTCGATAAGGCGCTCAAGCACTTACCACCAGTATCggaagatggcgaggatACGTCGAAATTATTGAAACTATCAGATGGCTCTCAACGGCGCAAGCCGGATTTCGTCTCGGTCACCCGCGGGCCTGGGATGCGGGCGAACCTCTTCACTGGACTCGATACAGCCAAAGGCCTGTCCGTCGCATGGCAGATTCCATTTGTGGGCGTCCATCATATGCAAGCCCATCTCCTGACTCCTCGACTTGTTTCCGCCATGGACCGAGCGCAACAAGGCCCCGATGTCACCTCTGCCAACCCACCTCTAACCCCCGAATTTCCCTTCCTCTCTATACTAGTCTCCGGTGGCCATTCAATGCTTGTTGGGTCTACCTCTATTACAGACCATACCATAATGGCATCGACTGCGGATATCGCGATCGGCGAAGCTCTCGATAAAGCTGCGCGAGAAATCATCGCACCCTCTGTCCTCAACGAAGCCAAAACTACAATGTATGGCAAACTGCTGGAACAATTTGCCTTTCCCAACGGCAGCGCAGATTGGAGTAACTACTGTGCCCCCAAGACCCGAGGCGAGGAGCTGATCAAGCAGCCAAGCCCGTGGGGCTGGACCCTCACGTCTCCCTTCGCCAACACCCGGCAGCTGCAGTACAGCTTCTCATTTCTGCCAAGCATGATCAACAAATTGATGGGAGCGAAGAAGACAGCAGGCAAGGAAGTCTCGGATGAGGAGCGAGTTGCTCTGGCCCGTGAGGCGATGCGCGTCTGCTTTGAGCATCTGGGTTCGCGGACGATCATCGCtcttgaggagctgcagcagaAAGCGCGGAACAAGGGTGTCCCAGATGTCAACACGCTCGTTATTAGCGGTGGAGTCGCAGCTAATAGGTTTCTGATGGCTGTGCTACGATCGTTCCTTGATGTCCGCGGGTTCGGACATGTTGAAATTGTTGCGCCGCCGCCGTATTTATGCACGGACAATGCGGCCATGATCGGGTGGGCTGGGATTGAGATGTTCGAGGCAGGCTTCAGCACGGACCTCGGTGGTAGGGCTCTCAGGAAGTGGGCTCTTGATCCGCGTGCTGAGGATGGTGGACTTTTGGGCGCTGACGGGTGGATGATAAAGAAAGGCAAGGACACTGTATACTAGACTGCTCTCTACTGTACCATTCGTGCATTGCTTTCTGTACACTGTATTTATAGACTAATATGTGGATCATGAAGATTCTCTCGATATTCCTTGACTTGCATGTACTTTCTCGAAAATGTTCACGCCATAGTCATCTACCAGTACAACAGCAGAGGATGCCAAAGGAATAGCGCTACTGCCCAATTCCTAGCACACACCCCGAGTTCACGTATCACATTGACCAGGGCGCTCACTCTGGTAATAACCAGCAAGAGCCAGCTGCAGCCAGCATATCCTCGATTCTTCGTCTGGACCGTGGCCACTGAAGCCTTGCTTCAGACTCGGCTTGATAACGGTACCACCCCCGTATATTTTTCCTTCGCCCTGGGACTAATAGTGCTCCTGTTAGAATCAACCTCCAGGGACAGTAGCTCCCTGCCGCAACGCGGTCACCTGCTTGCGGAGCTCAAGAAAGAAGTCCTTTCCGTTAGCCATTGTGTTGGCTGCATATGCGTTAGCAGCACTGAACTCCGATGTATTGGTGGTAATGTGACGTACGCTTTGCGCCCCAGGGTCCACTGGCACGGTTGCTGTTTGCATCTTTTCCATTTGGTCGGTAGAAGAAAGGCTTAGGCTCTGGTGCAGGGTGGTCAGTGGCTCTTCTGCTTGTGGCGGAAATGTAGGTTCCGGCTGAACGGGCTGGTATTACCTCCTGGGCCTGAAGTACAGCAGATAGTGTTAGCAGATCCTAGAGAATGGAGTAGATGATGAGAGAATGCCTACCTCTCCGTAGAGCTGCTTTCAACTCTGCGGAATTGAACCCACGCACAGGAACGTGCTCCTGAGACGGCCCGGTGGCGAGTTGGTCACGCGAATCCGACCAGGGAGCTGGGCTCTGTCCGCCGCGATTCCCACTATGTGCGCCCATGTTCCTCGAGTTAGAGTGTCTTTGTCCCGACTGGCGGTTTTGATCCTGCGGACGACCTCCGCGCCATCTAGAAGTACACTTGTCAGTGAAATGATCTGGCTTGTTAACGAACAAAATTTGGAATGAAAATACATACCGTTCTTCACCGGGACCACTCATCCTGGAACAAGCCGATTGCTCCGTCGTAGAACGTAAGTGAGAATAATAGATAAGCTCCGCGTTACTTGGGAATCTCCTGATTCGGGTGGTCTCCGCTCTGGCTGGCCCACGGCGGTTAGTGCCAAGACATTGACAGTAGTGGATTGCGGACGTCCAGTTGCTGTCGCGTCGCCCCTCGCCGTAGCCCGTCATGGCCGTGGAGCCTTCTATTTGGTGCCGTTGCTATTCATTTTATGCATACTCCAAGTCATGAGTTGCGCTTCTATGTTGCTTGATTTGGTTTCTCTGCAAAACACCGCACGGCCTGGAAACTTTACGCTTGGTATTTGAGGCTCAGCGGCGAACCCAACGGAACGCCATTCAGGGACGCTTTATTAAGCTATTTCCGATTAGTCTCTGCTATTTCACGGACTTCCTTTAGGATGGCGCCATATTCTTCATCAAAATATCGCTTGTCGGCCGGCAGGGCCTCGCGAAAGGGCCCGAAAGTTGCCCTCAAGGGGCCAAACTCTGAAGCTAGCGAAGGCCCCCCTCTGAAGAAACGAAGATACATTCCCGGAGGACCTGGAGGTGGGGGAAGATATGTCGAAATTGATGTGGACGAACCTCCCAAAATCAAACGAACCCCCATCAGACGAACCTCATCTTCACGAAGTCGCCCTGCACCCGAACCTGCGCCCGAGCCCGAACCCGAACCTGAATCCGAGCCGGAGCCTGAGCCTGAACCTGAGCCTGAACCTGAACCCATAGCCAAACCTGAACTTGAGCCACAACAAGtcctcctcccccccccaccgccgccgccccCTGCTCCGACAACTCCCCCGTCTGCTCGTCTGAGAAGGGAGAAGTCGCAGAGTCGTGGTCGGTATGGCTCGTCGACAGCCGCCGCTTTGGCCCTACAGCAGGGAGACGGGTACAAGCCGCGCGAGGAGCGCGGTTGGGAGGAGTTCCACCCGGACTTGGATATCGATGCCAAAATTGCAGTTTTCAGCGCGGAGGAAGTAGATCGTCCGGCTCCGTCAACGCCCATTGCGGAGATTCTGCAGTTGAACGGTATCGATATTAATTCGAGCAAGGATCCGTTAGCGGAGCTTATCAAACTCCATACCAGTGGCGCGTCTCCTTCACCTATCAAGCGCAAACCAGGTCGTCCTCCCCGTCGTCCTGAGGCTATCCTGAATGCCCTCGGTATTACACCTCAGCCGAAAGCTATACCGCCACCGGGTCCAAACCCCCGCGAGAGGCTCACTCTCCCAAAACCTTCGTTCCGGCTGCGGGATCCTTTTGTTTTCTATGACCAGCCAGGGGTTGGCCAGCGGAACTACGTGGACCGGACGATGGCGAGTGTGGGTTACCAAGAAAGCGATCTTTTCGTCCGTCATGAGCGGCAGATGATTCGGATGACTGAGGGAGCGCAGGAAGACGACCTGGATATTATCAACCCGCCCACTAGCGAGGGGGAAGTCAATGCCTCTGTTGGCAGAGTTGAATATGACATGGACGAGCAAGACGAAAAATGGCTGGAAGACTACAATGCGAAGCGAAGGGAAGAGCAGTTGGAGCCTATCAAACCGGCCGTCTTTGAGATTACCATGACGAAAATCGAGAAAGAGTGGCATACTTTGGAAAAGCGTATACCGAAGCCGAACCCGAAGCCTCCACAGACTCAACGCCCCCGGTCAAGCTCCGCAGCAGCCGTGAATGGAGAAACGACTGCCCCGGGCGAGGAACAAGACAGTAAATGCGCTATCTGTGACGATGGCGACTGCGAAAACTCCAACGCTATTGTCTTCTGCGATGGCTGTGATCTCGCAGTACATCAAGAGTGTTACGGTGTTCCCTTCATCCCTGAGGGGCAATGGTTGTGTCGGAAGTGCCAGCTGATTGGACGGGGATCCGTCAACTGTATCTTCTGTCCGAACACAGAGGGTGCTTTCAAGCAGACTACGAGCTCTAAGTGGTCTCACCTACTCTGTGCCATATGGATCCCAGAGGTCTCCCTTGGCAATCCCTCGCTCATGGAGCCAGTGACTGATGTTGAGAAAGTTCCCCGAAGCCGTTGGAAGCTGACTTGCTACATCTGCAAGCAACGAATGGGAGCTTCAATTCAGTGCAGCAACAAAAACTGCTTTGTTGCCTTTCATCCTACCTGTGCACGGCGGGCTCAGCTTTACCTCAAGATGAAATCCGGCCATGGGGCTCCTGCAATCATGGACTCTCATCTTCTTAAGGCATTTTGTGATAAGCATGTCCCTGACGATTGGCGCTTGGAGCATGGCACCGACGCTGCTACGGCGGATGCTATAGAATATTACCGCAACACAATGCAAGGCAGGCAATGGGGTGATAGTCAGGCGGCTGCTCTGTCGCTGGAGCCATCCTATCCTTTGGGAGTCGACCCCGGCGAACTCGATGGACAAAGGACACATACCCCGCGCATCACGCTTACTGTTGGCGGTAATAAAAGGAAGCGCATTGGCACACCGAAAACAATATGGAAGCTCCCGTCTGGTGCTCCGGTTATTCCTCAGGTTGTCCTTAATTCTGTAGTGGCGTCCCTTCAACGCTTTGGTGTTCGGCAAAGGAAACAGTATGCCGAAGATGCCTGCAAGTACTGGACACTCAAACGCGAAGCCAGGCGAGGTGCAGCTCTTTTGAAACGACTTCAGTTGTCATTAGAGACTTTCTCGTCAATGGAGATGACACGAAGGGATTATGTCGCGATGGGTGTTAGTGGTGGCAAGCGACTGCAGAGACGCATCGAATTCGGTGAAAGATTGTCTTACGACTTGGATCGGCTCCGGATGCTGTGCGATGAAGTAAAGAAACGCGAGCGGGAAAAGTTGAAGGATGCGGAACTTTTAAGGTCCATTGTGGATACCGTATACTTCCCTATTTTTCCTCTGCTCTGGCCTATCTATGAAAAAGCTCAAGGGTGAGTAAAATACTCTTTCTAGTCATCGAAGGGTCGCTATTTCCTCGCTAATGGCATCTTAGGCTTGACGGAAAAGGGGTTTTCAAACAAGGTCTGCTTTCTCTACGCACGAAACTTCAGCAGCGGTACTACACGTCGGTTGCAGCCTTCTCGGCCGACCTAGCTTCCATATTCACGTCGGAAATAGGGGTTCAACCTGCCGGGGACACTGCTGAGTTGCAGATGCAGATCAGCGGGCGCGCTCCTGAACTCCCTCTTGAACAGCGTGAGAAGAGAAAATTAGCTAAGCGCATCATTAAGGCCATCCAGCCCGCTCTCGAGGATGCGATCAAGAAAGAAAGCGAGCTCAACCGCAAGCCCTTCGAAAAGGAACTGAAAGAGCTGGATCTCATGTTTGAGAACAGCGTCCTCTCCCGAAGAGGATCAGTGGAAGAAGGATCTGCAGAGCCAGCTGAAGGCGAAGCGCGTATCGATAATCCGGTTTCTGGTGAAGTTTCGGATGGTGTGCAAGAGAAAGTGGGTAGTAAAGCAGGGCTTCCTGCCAAAGTCGAGCCTCAAGAGGAATCATCCACCTCGGCCCTACCTGAGAAGGCTGAGGATACTGCCACGCTTGATGCCGGGAACGACCGGCCTATCCCAGATGCTCAGGCACAGGATACTCCCATGACTGATTCTGCTGAGCTTACTGCTTCGGCGGCTGTGACGGAGCCAGAAGATCAGATTGCTCCTGGAGCATCGGCAACAATTCCCACCAGTGCTGAAGCACAGCAGGAAGCCGGGCCaagcaaggaggaagctAATAGCTCGCCACTACTCGCACAGCTAACTGAATCCCAGAAAGGGCTCCTCACACCTCCACCAAGCTTTCAGGGTGATCCGCAACATCCCCTGTCACAGGGTGGTATTCTATGGTACATGCAACCATTCGATCCCGTCGGAACGACTATCCACGAAGAACGCTGGACCGGTCGCGATGTCATGCGAGGGATGAGTGAGGAGCTTAGCGAgttggatgaggacgaatTGAAAGACTTGGTAGACGATGAGATGGAGGGGAACTCGGCGCCCACCGAtacagctgctgctgctgcatcagACGCCCCAACCAGCGAGACGGCTGTGAAAGTCCATCGAACTCGGAGGCGATGGCGTGGATTCAAGTGATTCTTCGACGTACTTGCGAGCATGATTTTAGCCaagtctttctttcttttccgcGTTTGTTTTGAATCCTTTTCTATGCTCCTTGCGAGTTTATTTCGAACCTTAACCTTAGAGATGGAGCAAATGCGTGTTCGGAGGGTTATAACCATGTGGATGAAGCATTGTTTCGCGCATTGTGTGGTCTTTGCTCAGAATGGAAATTAATTGGTTTCGGATGAATTGACTCTGAGATTACTGCAAAGAATCTATTTCCATCATCTCTAGATAGTAGAAACTCTCGCAGCTTCTACTGAACTGTCAACAGTACTCCGGAGATAGTCATTGTTGACAGGGATATTCGTTGCTGCAGACAAACACCAGGTGTGCTGAGGCTTGGCACCATCCACACGAGAAACCGCGCCCGGTCTGGAATTGTTCGCCTCGTTTTTTCCTGCTCCGTCTCTCCCCCTTCCTTtccaaccatcatcatcacccatCCTCCTTCCATCTCCCATCTCTTCTCATTCCTCCTTCATTTCCTACTTCTCCTTCTACTGACGGGAATCTGATATCTTCGCGTTTTCAGCATTCCTAACCAGACTAGTCTAATCCGCGACTGTTGCTGACTGGATTTTTCtactttccttttttttccccttcgaCCACGGCTTAGTTGCAGGACGTGCATCTCGCGCGCTCTTTCGAGTAACGAGCTTTGTTCATCTTTTTACCTTCCTTATCACCTATCTACTTTCTTCATTCCTCCTCATTTCAAAATTTGACATAATGTCTGCTGAATACGATAACGAGAACGGTCGCTACGACGGTATGTGTTTGCCTAAGAACATCCCGATCGACAATGATCATAGTCGTCAATACAGCGGTCGCAGTACTAATTTGTTTTGCTTCTCTCAACTTCAGACGAGCCTCGTTTCGCTCGCGACCGCAGCGCTTCCCCTCGCGATGAGCCTCGGGGCGATCGTGCTCGCAGCCGTTCGCCCAATGGACGTGCCGATGACCGGTAATTTGGCCCTTTCCTGGATTATCAGTCTTTTGTATCATTTGAACCAGCACGCTGACATCTCTTGTTCAGTGCTCCCGTCGATTCCCGCAAgcctgacgatgatgaagaaggtgCCGTTAACCCCGGCTCGAACCTTTTCGTCACCGGTATCCACCCTCGTCTGACCGAGTCCGATATCTCCCGTCTGTTCGAGAAGTACGGCGATGTCGAGAGCTGCTCGATCATGGTGGACCCTCACACTAAGGAATCTCGTGGCTTTGGCTTCGTCAAGATGGTCACTGCCGAGCAGGCTGATGCTGCCAAGGAGGGCCTGCAGGGTGAGGTTATCGAGGGCCGTACTCTCAGCATTGAGAAGGCCCGACGTAGCCGCCCCAGAACTCCTACCCCTGGCAAATACTTTGGACCTCCCAAGCGTGGTAAGTCCTCATACCCCTGAGTCTTAAGGATTCAATCAACTGCTAACTTGTCCCTTCTACAGACTTCCGTGGACCTGGTGGCCGCGGCGGCCGTGGTGACCGTTATGATGACAGACGTGGACCTCACGGTGGCGGCTGGCGtcgcggcggcggtggtggtgacGACTACCGTTATGGTCGTTATGACTCCTACAGTGATCGTCGTGACTATGGCGGTGGTCGCGATGGCGGCCGCGAATACCGCGACTATCCTCGTCGTGAGTACCGTGACGACTACAG containing:
- a CDS encoding N(6)-L-threonylcarbamoyladenine synthase family protein, with the protein product MLISRSASALLRGRICSPSKVIQRAQNRGLLTLAIETSCDDTSVAIVEKNDRCRDISTRIHFLENVTADTREYRGIHPILALESHQENLAKLVDKALKHLPPVSEDGEDTSKLLKLSDGSQRRKPDFVSVTRGPGMRANLFTGLDTAKGLSVAWQIPFVGVHHMQAHLLTPRLVSAMDRAQQGPDVTSANPPLTPEFPFLSILVSGGHSMLVGSTSITDHTIMASTADIAIGEALDKAAREIIAPSVLNEAKTTMYGKLLEQFAFPNGSADWSNYCAPKTRGEELIKQPSPWGWTLTSPFANTRQLQYSFSFLPSMINKLMGAKKTAGKEVSDEERVALAREAMRVCFEHLGSRTIIALEELQQKARNKGVPDVNTLVISGGVAANRFLMAVLRSFLDVRGFGHVEIVAPPPYLCTDNAAMIGWAGIEMFEAGFSTDLGGRALRKWALDPRAEDGGLLGADGWMIKKGKDTVY
- a CDS encoding putative PHD finger domain protein codes for the protein MAPYSSSKYRLSAGRASRKGPKVALKGPNSEASEGPPLKKRRYIPGGPGGGGRYVEIDVDEPPKIKRTPIRRTSSSRSRPAPEPAPEPEPEPESEPEPEPEPEPEPEPIAKPELEPQQVLLPPPPPPPPAPTTPPSARLRREKSQSRGRYGSSTAAALALQQGDGYKPREERGWEEFHPDLDIDAKIAVFSAEEVDRPAPSTPIAEILQLNGIDINSSKDPLAELIKLHTSGASPSPIKRKPGRPPRRPEAILNALGITPQPKAIPPPGPNPRERLTLPKPSFRLRDPFVFYDQPGVGQRNYVDRTMASVGYQESDLFVRHERQMIRMTEGAQEDDLDIINPPTSEGEVNASVGRVEYDMDEQDEKWLEDYNAKRREEQLEPIKPAVFEITMTKIEKEWHTLEKRIPKPNPKPPQTQRPRSSSAAAVNGETTAPGEEQDSKCAICDDGDCENSNAIVFCDGCDLAVHQECYGVPFIPEGQWLCRKCQLIGRGSVNCIFCPNTEGAFKQTTSSKWSHLLCAIWIPEVSLGNPSLMEPVTDVEKVPRSRWKLTCYICKQRMGASIQCSNKNCFVAFHPTCARRAQLYLKMKSGHGAPAIMDSHLLKAFCDKHVPDDWRLEHGTDAATADAIEYYRNTMQGRQWGDSQAAALSLEPSYPLGVDPGELDGQRTHTPRITLTVGGNKRKRIGTPKTIWKLPSGAPVIPQVVLNSVVASLQRFGVRQRKQYAEDACKYWTLKREARRGAALLKRLQLSLETFSSMEMTRRDYVAMGVSGGKRLQRRIEFGERLSYDLDRLRMLCDEVKKREREKLKDAELLRSIVDTVYFPIFPLLWPIYEKAQGLDGKGVFKQGLLSLRTKLQQRYYTSVAAFSADLASIFTSEIGVQPAGDTAELQMQISGRAPELPLEQREKRKLAKRIIKAIQPALEDAIKKESELNRKPFEKELKELDLMFENSVLSRRGSVEEGSAEPAEGEARIDNPVSGEVSDGVQEKVGSKAGLPAKVEPQEESSTSALPEKAEDTATLDAGNDRPIPDAQAQDTPMTDSAELTASAAVTEPEDQIAPGASATIPTSAEAQQEAGPSKEEANSSPLLAQLTESQKGLLTPPPSFQGDPQHPLSQGGILWYMQPFDPVGTTIHEERWTGRDVMRGMSEELSELDEDELKDLVDDEMEGNSAPTDTAAAAASDAPTSETAVKVHRTRRRWRGFK
- a CDS encoding RNA recognition motif domain-containing protein, which gives rise to MSAEYDNENGRYDDEPRFARDRSASPRDEPRGDRARSRSPNGRADDRAPVDSRKPDDDEEGAVNPGSNLFVTGIHPRLTESDISRLFEKYGDVESCSIMVDPHTKESRGFGFVKMVTAEQADAAKEGLQGEVIEGRTLSIEKARRSRPRTPTPGKYFGPPKRDFRGPGGRGGRGDRYDDRRGPHGGGWRRGGGGGDDYRYGRYDSYSDRRDYGGGRDGGREYRDYPRREYRDDYSYRGGIDRYASGSGGGREERYSREPRRDDRRGYYDRDANPPSYGDAPPAREPYAGRSYEPRGGEDRYSGR